ACTCCCGAGAGACATGTAGATACAAGAGTTGTTGATGTTCATATATCAAGATTAAGATCAAAATTGGAGGCTGATCCAGCAAACCCAGAATTGATATTGACAGCAAGGGGTACAGGATATCTTTTTCAACGGATTGTTGATATTGCTCCTTTTGATGGTAAATAAATGGGGAAAGAAACAGCGCAAAAAATTAACAAGTCCAGAGCTATTAGGAGATTAGTGATTTGGTATAAAAGAAATTCAGCTGTAACTTCTATTGTTGATACTGCTGCTAGTTCTGCAGCAACCGCTAGTAATGTTGCGGGTAATATGGTTTCTGGTGCTGGCTCTGTTGTTAGCACAGCTAGTAATGTTGCAGGTAATGTTGCAGGTAATGTGGTTTCAAGCGCTGAATCTGTTGTGAGTACTGCCAGCACTGTTGTTTCAAATGCTAGTTCAATAGCTAAAAATACATTACAACCATTAGTTTTTGACCCATTAAAAAGATTACAAAATAACGATAATATTTTAGATAGGCTTGAGGAATCTCAATCTAAAAGAATTTGGATCGCAGTTGATGGGATGGGTGGAGATTATGCTCCTGGTCCAATTCTTGAGGGTTGCCTAGAAGCAATAAGTAGATTTCCAATAAATATAAAGTTTGTCGGCAAAATTGAAAAAGTTAAGGATGCAGCAGAAAAAAATGGTTTAGCTGAATTATTAGAAAATGAAATAGATAATAATCGTCTTGAATTAATTGATAGTGGAGAGCCTATTGGGATGAATGAAGAAGCTACCGCAGTTAGAAAAAGGAAAAATGCAAGTATAAACGTTGCAATGGATTTAGTGAGAAATAATAAAGCTGAAGCTGTCTACTCCGCGGGTAATTCAGGCGCCATGATGGCTTCTGCCATATTTAGAATTGGGAGATTAAAAGGGATTGAGAGACCAGCTATAGGAGCATTGTTTCCAACAAGGGATCAAACTCGCCCGGTATTAGTTTTAGATGTCGGAGCAAATACTGATTGTAAGCCATCTTATCTGCATCAATTTGCTCTTCTAGGCAATATTTATGCAAAAGATGTCTTACAAGTACAAAAACCAAGAATTGGCCTATTAAATATTGGAGAAGAAGAATGTAAAGGTAATGATTTATCCTTAAAAACATTTGAATTATTATCTTCTGAAAAAAGTTTTGATTTTGGAGGTAATTGTGAAGGGAGAGATGTATTATCAGGAAGTTTCGACGTAGTAGTCTGTGATGGATTTACTGGGAATATACTATTGAAATTTCTTGAATCAGTGGGAGGAGTTTTATTAGATATTTTGAGATCTGAGTTGCCACGTGGAAGGCGGGGGAAAGTTGGTTCAGCTTTTTTAAAAAGTAATCTACTTAGAATTAAGAAAAGGTTAGATCATGCCGAACATGGAGGAGCTTTATTACTTGGGGTGAATGGTATTTGCGTTATTGGTCATGGAAGTAGCAAATCTTTATCAGTAGTTAGTGCTCTTCGCTTGGCTCACTCTGCAGTGAATCATGGTGTTATGGACAATTTAAATCAACTGCAAAAGCTTCAAGTTTTAAATTCATAAAACATATTGAGTCAAATTTATGTTTGACTAATATAAGTAACTAAAAAATTCTTTTGGAAGGAATAAATTTTAATCAGATTGGAGTGTCATTCAAGGGAAGCGGAAGTTACGTACCTGATCAAATCCTAACCAATCAAAAAATTAGTCAAAAGGTTGATACAAGCAATGAATGGATACAATCTAGAACTGGCATTTCTGAGAGAAGAATTTCTAGCGTAGAAGATAATGTTACTGAGATGGGTTATAAGGCTGCTCTAAATGCTATAGAAATGGCTAATTGGGATATTAAAACGATTGATTTGATTGTTTTAGCTACTTCAACTCCGCATGATTTATTTGGATCGGCCCCATCCATTCAAGCTAAATTAGGGGCAGCTAACTCTGTGGCTTTCGATTTAACTGCAGCTTGTAGTGGATTTTTATTTGCCTTAATAACAGCCTCACAATTTTTAAAAGGGGGTAGTTTTAAAAGGGCTATTGTTATTGGAGCAGATCAATTATCAAGTTTTGTTGATTGGAATGATAGAAGAAGTTGTATCCTCTTTGGAGATGGTGCCGGTGCATTAGCAATTGAAGCCACAAATGAATTTGATAATTTTATAGGTTTTGATATGAAAACTGATGGGGTAAGGGGTTCTTTTCTTAATCTTCCATCAAAAAAGAATAAGGATTCAATAGTTGATGAAATTGACTTTTTAAATGGAGGTTTTTCTCCAATTCAGATGAATGGTCAGGAAGTTTATAAATTCGCAGTTAAAGAAGTTCCCCTAATTCTTAGAAAGTTGTTAAAAAAAATGAAATATAATTCTGATCAAGTTGATTGGCTCTTGCTGCATCAAGCTAATCAAAGAATATTGGATTCTGTAGGAGAAAGGTTAAAAATACCCAGAGAAAAGATTCTTAGTAATTTAGAAAAATATGGCAATACGTCAGCAGCAACAATTCCACTAATGATGGATGAAGCTGTAAGAGATTATAGAATTAAACAAAATGATATTATTGCTACAAGTGGTTTCGGTGCTGGGTTAAGTTGGGGTGCAGCCCTAATTAAATGGGGTTAAAAACAAAATAGGAACATTATGACAGTTGCATGGGTATTCCCTGGACAGGGTTCGCAAAAAATTGGAATGGCAAAACAAATTGAAAATTTGTCGATTACAAAAGAGAGGTTTAGTTATGCTTCAGAGATATTTGAGAGAAATTTATTTGAAATTTGCGAGTTAAATTCTGATCCAACAAATCCCCTTAGTGATTTGAATAATACAAGAAATACACAAATCTGCCTCTTTTTGGTTGAATCAATTTTATTAGATGCCTTAAAAGAAAATGGTTTTAAACCAACTTATGTTGCTGGGCACAGTCTGGGGGAAATAACCGCATTATATTGTGCGGATGTGTTTTCATTCGAAGACTGCATATCACTAATAAAAGTAAGATCACAATTAATGTTAAATGCTGGGCAAGGATCTATGGCAGCAGTAATTGGTTTTGATAGAAATGAACTTGATTTATTAGTCAAAAAAAGTAAAAGTGTTGTAATTGCCAATGATAATAGCTCTTCCCAAGTTGTTTTATCAGGATCTAATGAAGAGTTAGACAATTTATCGAAAGAAATTTCTTGTAAAAGATTCCTAAAATTAAATGTTTCAGGAGCATTCCATTCACCATTCATGGATGCGGCTGCAGTTAAATTTTCTGAGTATTTAAAACAGATTAAGTTTAAAAATCCTTCTTTCCCAGTAATAAGTAATTATGAACCTTCATTATGTGACGATCCTGATGAACTTAAAACCAGATTGGAAAATCAAATGTGTAATGGAGTGAGGTGGCGAGAAACTATGGATTTAATGGCAAAAGATAGTGATCTACATATTGTCGAAATTGGCCCTTCTAATGTACTAAGCGGTTTAGCAAAAAGACATATGAAAGATTTAAAAATTTCTCAAGTTTCATCTTCTGATCAAATATCTTATTAAATTTGTATGAAAAATCATATTATTCAAAAATTAATCTATGAATTAGTAAGCAAGCTTTTTGTATTTCCAATTTATAAATTTGTATTTAAAGGTAATTTAATAGGTAGAGAAAATATTCCGCAAAAAGATTCCTTTATTATGGTTTCTAATCATGGTTCTTTACTTGACCCTCCTTTGTTAGGACATGCACTTGGACGTAATATATCTTTTATGGCCAAGGCGGAGCTTTTTAGAATCCCTTTCCTTGGCTTTATTATCAAGGCTTGTGGAGCGTATCCTGTAAAAAGAGGAATTGCTGATAAAAACACAATTAAAACAGCATGTAAGAAATTATCAGATGATAATTGTATTGGAATTTTTATTGATGGCACTCGTCAAAAAAATGGTCGAGTGAATAAGCCCAAACAAGGTGCAGCATTATTAGCCTTTAAAAATCAAAAATTATTATTGCCTGTTGCAATAGTTAATTCACATAGACTAATAAAATTTAGATGCTTTTTCCCTTTGTTTTCAAAAATAGTTATTAAAGTGGGGAAACCTGTCCAACCTCCACAAAGTTCTTCAAGACATGATCTGAATTCTGTAACAATGCACCTTCAAGATAAAATTAATAATTTGATTGGATGAATATTTAGTTAATTGGAGAAAGAGGGTAAAGAGGCAAAACTTTTTTCCAGGAATCTATATTTGAATTTAATAAATTTTTATTTGACAGATCTAATAGTTCTTTCAAGTCTTTTTTATTATCATAAGTAGCTTCAAAAGAAAGTTCTTTACTATCAAGTTCTTTGACAACTTTTGGTAAAATTGTTTCTCGAATGATTAGATCCGAGGATTTTTTTTCGTTACTACAAATTTCATATTTACCTGCAATAAAACCCTTACGTTTTAAATTCTTGAAAATCCAGAATGATTTTTTGTTTTTTAAAATATTATTTTTTGATGCAATTCTTTTTGCCATTATTTGAAATGAACTAAAACTGTCTAGAGGGCAATTTATTTGTTGTGAGATAGTTCTTGCTAAAACTACAATTAGTCGTGAAGCATTAAAATTTGCTGGCCCTATGCTGACAGATAACTTATTTATTTTTTGTAAATTTTCTTTGGAAATGAATTTGTTAAGATCATTTATTAAGTTGTTGCAGAGGTCATTATCAAATTTCTTGATAAATAATTCATCAGATTCTAGGGCATTGTTTTTTCTATAACCAAAGCCAAAAGCATTATCTGTGCTATGAATCACTAATGTAGAGTAATTTTCTCCTTGATTGAGTTTATTTGTCATCTATTAACTTTAAGCAGGTAATTGCATACCTGGATTAAACTTGGACCATTTACCAAATTCATTTTCAAAACTTTCACAAGATTGAACATCCCAATCAGTTTTATAATCACCATTATTGTCTTTAACTATATTGACATGAATGAATGGTTTTTTTGCTTTAAAATCAGGTAGATCACATATATGATCAACACCATGATTATTCTCAACATCATGATATGTGATACATCTATCAACCCATTTACAGTTGATGCAAATGCACATAATTAATAAATAATATGAAAAATAGCTTTCACACAGATCATACACTAATAATTGATGAATTAGAAACAAGTATAAAATTTCATAATTTGGATTTAATCTTAGGTTTTTTACCTAAAGGATCATATTTGGTTGGTGGTTATATAAGAGATATTATTTTGGGAAGAAAAACTGAAAAGTTAGATGTTGATATTGTGGTACCTTTAAATGGCATTGAAATTGGTAAAAAGATTGCAGATAATATTGGATCAAGATTTATCATTTTAGATAAAAACAGAGAAGTAGTAAGAATTATTTTTAATAATATTTATATTGATATTGCTAATCAAGTTTCATCTTCCATAGAAGGAGATTTATGTTCTAGAGACTTTTCGATTAATTCAATTGCTTTTTTATTTGATAAGAAGAGTTTGTTTGATCCATTAAATGGTCTTAAAGATCTTGAGATGTCTTTGCTTAGAACTCATTCTGAAAAAAATTTATTAAATGACCCTTTACGAATTTTAAGATGTTTTCGATTTGTTTCAGAATTGAATTTTAAAATTGATTTAAGATTAGTTGATTTTATAAAAAAAAATAAAGGGAACTTATATCTTGTCGCAAAAGAGAGAATTACTTATGAAATACAGAAAATAGTAAGGGGAGCAAATGCTCTTGATTCAGTATTGTTGATAAAAAAATTAAATATATTTGATATTGAAAATTTATTTGAAGATTCTTTTTTTTTGGATTTAGAGAAAATTAATTATGGAGAACTTGATCAGGAAGAAAAAGATAAATATTTACCATCATTTTTTATTACTCAAATCTTAGATGTTGTAACTTTAGAGAAATTGAAATTTAGTAAAGCTGATATTGCAAAAACTAAGTTATTGCGAAAATGGTACCTTTTCTTGAAAAACAAAAATATAGCTCAGTTAGATGAATTTGACAGATTTAAATTACATCAAGAATTAGAAATGTTTCTGCCATCTTTTATTTTTTATTTACCTCAAAACTTACAATTAGAGTGGCTTCATAGATGGCGTGACAACGATGATAAATTATTTCATCCCTCAAACTTAGTTAATGGTGATGTAATTAAAAAAAATTTGGAAATCAAGGATGGACCTATCTTGGGAGAGCTTTTACAGTATCTTTCTAAGGAACTTGCATATAATAGATTGAATAATTTTGATGAAACTATTTATAAAGCAAAGCGATGGATTGAACAAAATGCGCCAAAATGTGATTAAATACACATAGCTTAGTTTTGTTTAGAAGTTCAGACTTCAAAATCATTTTTAAAAATTTATGAGTATTCGCATTTACATTGGCAACTTACCACAAGGATTTAATCCAAAAGAATTTGATGCACTTTTAAAGTCAGTTTCCGATTCGATTAGATTTAAAGCAGTTTTAGATAAGGAAACTAAGGAATGCAGGGGGTTTGGTTTTGCTACTTCTAATAATGAAGATAATGCTAATTTAGTAATTCAAAAGTTAAATGGTTTTGAATTTAATGGTTCTAAATTAAGAGTAGAGCTATCAGAAAAGAAAGATTCTGCTTCAAATAAAAGAAATAGTGGAAAATCAAATAAGAATAAGAAGAGGAAAGACTTTAAGAAAATTGTTCACAGTGATGCTCCTAACTTAGAAGCTCCTGATCCAAGATGGGCAGGAGAACTATCTAAATTAAAAGATTTGTTGGCTAATCAGAAGACTCCTGCTTAGTCATTTAATTCGAGAAATTAAAAAAGATATAGGAATTTCAAAAGCTTTTACTGAATTTTTTACAAAAGCTCTATTATTGAAGACATCATAGTCTAGTCTTTCTATAGAATTTAATATTCCTCTATAAAGACGTAAGGATGTCCAAACAGGCCATCTTGCGTCAGAAGATAACCATTTGATTCCATCTTCAGATTTCTGGAACCAATCGCGAGCCCTGGTTAATTGAAAGTTCATTAGTGCTTTCCATTGTTTGTTTATTTCACCTTTTAAAAGTTTTTCTTCAGAATAATTAAATTTTTCAATATCTTCTTGAGGGAGATAAATTCTACCTCTTTGTCTATCTTCGCCGACATCTCTTAATATATTTGTCAATTGATTAGCTATACCTAAAGCTATAGCAGCTTCTGAGGGGTCAGGTTTGGCACTCCATGGAGCGGATGTGTAAGCACTATCAATCCCCATGACATTCTGAGTCATCAAACCAACTGTACCTGCGACTCTATAACAATAGAGTTTTAATTCATCAAAATCTTTGTATCTAAATTTATTAAGATCCATTCTCTGGCCATCAATCATGTCTAGATAAGGTTGAATACTTTGTGGATATTTTTCGATGGTGTCTAATAGAACAGCATCTAATTCCGATTTAATTTTGCCTTTAAAAACATTTTTTGTATTTTCTTCCCATGCATTTAAATTTTCTGCAAGTTCATCTTGCGATTTAGTTGAAGCTTCTAAGCTATCCATTATTTCATCTGTTCTTCTACACCAAACATAAATAGCCCAAATAGCTTTTCTTTTCTCTAGAGGTAGCAGAAGAGTTCCCAAGTAAAAGGTTTTAGCCCATTTTTGGGTTTCTTTTCGGCATATCTCGTATGCTTGATCTAGTTGAGAAATTGAATTTTTCAAAAAGTTTTAGATGAATTTTTAAATTACTGGAATGTAAATCTCATGAAGAAGCATTTTGAGGAGTTTTGGAATACTCTTTATTGATTGATTCCGCGCATAATTTACCACTTAAAACAGCTCCTTCCATAGATGCTAAATATTTTTGCATAGTATAATCTCCTGTTAAAAAGAAGTTTTTTATAGGAGATTTTTGACTAGGTCTGAACTCCTGGCATCCAGGAACTGCTTTATAAACAGATCTTGGAGTTTTAACTACTTTATATTTTCGTAAGTTTGTTTTATCGTCTCCCATGAAATGCGTTGGGAATAATTTTTTGAGTTCCTCCATAGTTGCATCAACAATATCTTGATCGCTCCTATTTATCCAATCTTTTGCAGGTGCAAAAACTAATTCAAGCATTGATCTATTTGGATCTTCATATTCTTTGCAGGTGATACTCATATCTGCATAAACACTGAGGAGAGGTGATCTGCTGAATAATAAATGATCAATATCTGTTAATTTTTTGTCAAACCATAAATGGATATTAATGACTGGCACACCATTTAAACCATCTAATTTAGAAAATGCATCTAACCCTTTCCATTGTTTTGGGATCATTAATTTAAAGAGATCTACGGGCATTGCACTTACATAAGCATCAGCCGTTAGCTCTTTCTTTTCGTTTTTATCTAAAGAGGCGACAGTAAAACTTTTAACAGTGCTGTCCTCGTTAAGATTGATTTCCCTTAATGGACTATTCATGTGAACTTCACCACCACGAGCAGTAATATAATCAACCATTGGCTGGCATAGTCTTTCTGGAGGAGCTCCGTCAAGGAATGCCATTTTAGAACCATTTTTTTCTTGTAGAAATCTGTTTAATGCTGTTAATAAAACAGTAGATGATATTTCATCCGGTCCAATGAAATTAAGAGCTTTACTCATTGCTATAAAAACTTCATCATTAACTCTTTCCGGAATATTGTGCTCTTTTAGCCAATCTGTCCATGATTTTGTATCACATTTATCTAAGTACTTTTGGCCTCTCAACATTGCAGGCACTAAACCTAATCCAAATAGAATTTTTTCATTCCATGAAAGCATATCATTATTGCTTAGTATTGCTGATACACCATTAACTGGAGCAGGTATATCGGGAAAGTCGAATCTACTGTAAGTTCCAGGCTCTGATGGCTGATTAAAAATCATTGAATGACTTTTCCATTGAAGTCTGTCTTCAATATCTAATTCCTTAAAAAGTTGCAACATATTTGGGTAGGCTCCAAAAAATATATGTAATCCAGTTTCATACCAATCTCCATCTTCGTCTTTCCATGCGGCAACTTTCCCACCTAAAACGTCTCTGGCTTCAAGTACAATTGGAATGTGTCCATTATCGACTAAATATTTAGCGCAAGATAAACCTGCTAAACCAGCACCAGCAATTACAATACGCATTATTAAATCAAGAAATAAATTAACACTTACTAATAAGCTACATTAAAGTTAGAACATAATAGTTTTTTTCGTTGATTATTTCGTAAAATTATGGAAAAAATGCTTTTAAAATCCACTACTAGGCATGTAAGAATTTTTACTGCCGAAATTGTAGATAAGGAATTAAAGTTTCATCCCAATAAACTAACTCTTGATTTAGATCCCGATAACGAATTTATTTGGAACCAAGATTCTCTAAACAAAATAAATGAAAAATTTAATGAATTAATTAAAGAGAGAGCAGGAAAGGATTTAGATGATTATGAACTTCGAAAAATAGGATCAGAAATTGAAGGTTTGATTAAATTTTTGCTTCAAAATGGTCAGCTTAGCTATAACCCTGATTGTAGAGTAATGAATTATTCAATGGGTTTACCAAAGACAAATGAAGTGTTGTGAATAGATCATCCTCAAATAGAAGGCCAAGAAGAGGCTCAAATAGAAGTTATTATCCACCAAATTCAAAGGACATGGATCCTTATGGTCAAAGAAGCAATAGATTGCCTGCTTCTTCTGAACAAAAGATCAACTTTAGTACAGGAACAATTGCCGTACTTGCTGGAGTATTAATTTTAGGTGTTGGTATCGGGAGCGCTATTACTAGTACAACTGATGGCGGGCAGGGAAACATAGCAAGTCAACAACAATTAGATATGGCTGTTCCAGATCCTGAATTTTGCAGACAATGGGGAGCTAGTGCTTTTGTAATTGATGTTGAAATGTATACGACTCTAAATCCATCCACGAGTTTTGTAACGCAACCAGCTCTTCAACCAGGGTGCGTTATTAGAAGAGAGAATTGGACAGTGTTACAAAAACAGGGCGCAATTAGTAATGAAGATGTAAGAGAATGTAAGCAAAGGATGAATACTTTTGCTTATATTGGTTCTATAAGAGATAAGCCAATAGTTAAGTGCGTTTATCAGACTGATGTAAATGAAAATAAATTTATAATAAAAGGTGATGGACAAGCTGAAGACGGCGGGGTAGGTATTAACAAAGAAGCAATTCAGTTTTGATCGAAATTATATATGCCTCAAAGGGCTTTCTAAACTAGCAAATTGTGGGAGAATGTTTTTCTTAAATACTTCTGATGCTCTTGATGTATATCTTGACGGATTAGTAATTAATTTAAGTTCTCTTTTTACCTCTAAATCAGCTACGAATGCTTTATGAATTGTTCCAGCCGATAATTCTCTTTCAATAGAAACAACAGGCAAAAACGAAGCTCCTAAACCTGATTGAACTGCATTCTTGATTGCTTCAAGAGAGTTAAGTTCCATCTCAATTTTTAATCTTTGAATGTCAAGCCCAGAATCTTGGAGAAGTTTGTCAACAACTTTTCTTGTTGTAGATTGTGAGTCTAATGTTACAAAATTTAATTTGTATAAGTCTTCTTTTAAAAGCTCTTTTTTGGTCGAAAGTGGATGTTTAGATGGTAAAACTAATGCCAATTCATCAGTGGCATATGGAATTACTTGTAGCAAATTTTCCAAATCTCCAGGTAATTGTCCGCCAATAATGGCTAAGTCAATTTGTCCATTGGCCACACTCCAACCAGTTCTTCTCGTACTATGAACTTGAAGTTGGACGGACACATCAGGGTATTTTTGTCTGAATAGCCCTATCATTCTCGGCATTAAATAGGTACCCGTTGTTTGGCTCGCTCCAATGACAAGAGTTCCACCTTTTAAGCTATTTAAATCTTCAATAGCCTTGCAAGCTTCGTCGCATTGATTCAAAATCCGTTCACAATATTCAAGTAATAGTCTCCCTGCTTCAGTCAAAAGAGCCTTCCTCCCACCTCTGTCGAAAATTGTGATTTCAAGTTGTTTTTCTAAATTTTGTATTTGTAAACTTACGGCAGGTTGGGTGACATATAAGAGATCTGCAGCTTTTTTAAAACTTCCTTGAGCTGCTATAGCTTTTAATATTCTTAATTGGTCGAGTGTGAATGGTAATTCTGGCATCTATTATGCCTACAGTTTCTTATAATTCTAATGCTAAGGAGCATTCTTGTTAAGAACAAAAATTATTTGAACAATTTACACATATGGAGACTCATAAAACTTCGCTAATCATCTTAATTTTGATTTTGATTTTTGCAGTCATTCATAGTGGGGGAGCTGCTTTAAGAATTAAAGCAGAATCTATTATGGGTCCAAGATTATGGCGGTTATGTTTTGTTTTTTTAAGTTTGCCATCTGCAATTATCTTGATTAGTTATTTTTTAGCTCATAGGTATGACGGAATCAGATTATGGAATTTACAGGGAAATAATTTTGTTTTTATGGTCGTTTGGTTCTTAACTGCAATAAGTTTTTTATTTTTATATCCCGCTACTTACAATTTGCTAGAAATTCCTTCCGTTTTAAAACCTAAAGTACGAATCTATGGAACTGGGATAATGCGAATCACAAGACATCCACAAGCATTTGGTCAGATAATTTGGTGTTTTGCGCATACTTTATGGATTGGTACATCATTCACATTAGTAACTTCTATTGGCTTAGTTTTGCATCACCTTTTTGCAATTTGGCATGGCGACAAGAGATTAGCAAATAGATTTGGAGAAGAATTTGAAAATTTTAAAAAAAATACCTCCATAATCCCTTTCTTGGCGATACTTGAGGGGAGGCAAGAATTTAAGATTAAAGAATTTTTTAGGTTATCTCAAGTTGGCATACTAATTGCAATAGGCGTACTTTGGTGGTCTCATCAATATATAAATATTGCTGTTAAAACATTTAATTCATCATTTTTGTCTGAATTTTTCAATTGACAGTTTAAAATCAAAATACAAGTTCTTTAAAAAATGCCACAAGCTTCAGAAATTGCCTGGTTAATTCCCGTTTTCCCACTTATTGGAGCAGTGCTTTCTGGCTTAGGACTAATAAGCATTAATAAGAAAATTAATAATTCAAGAGAAATTGTTTCGGTAGGTTTGATTTCTTTCGTTGGGATTTCTGCGGTAATTAGTTATAAAGCTTTAATTGAACAAATTAATGGTTATCAATCAGTTGAAAAATTATTTGTATGGGCTAATGCAGGGGATTTCACAATTCCAATGGGATTTGTCCTTGATCCTTTGGGGAGTGTAATGCTTGCGTTAGTAACTACAATAACTTTGCTGGTAATGATTTACTCTCATGGTTACATGGCGCATGACAAAGGATATGTCAGATTTTTTACATATTTAGCATTATTTAGTAGTTCAATGATGGGATTAATAGTTAGTCCGAATTTATTAGAAATTTATGTATTTTGGGAATTAGTTGGAATGTGTTCTTATTTATTAGTTGGTTTTTGGTATGACAGGGATGGCGCTGCACACGCTGCACAAAAAGCATTTGTTGTTAATAGAGTGGGAGATTTTGGTTTATTACTAGGAATTCTTGGCCTATTTTGGGCAACAAATAGTTTTGATTTTAATGAAATAGCTACTGGAATTTCTCAATCGATATCTGATCATTCGATACCCATTTGGGCTGCTTTATTACTGTGTTTTTTAGTGTTTCTAGGGCCTATGGCTAAATCCGCTCAGTTTCCTCTTCATGTGTGGTTGCCTGATGCGATGGAAGGTCCTACACCAATTTCTGCGCTTATCCATGCTGCAACAATGGTTGCA
This window of the Prochlorococcus marinus XMU1410 genome carries:
- the plsX gene encoding phosphate acyltransferase PlsX; the protein is MGKETAQKINKSRAIRRLVIWYKRNSAVTSIVDTAASSAATASNVAGNMVSGAGSVVSTASNVAGNVAGNVVSSAESVVSTASTVVSNASSIAKNTLQPLVFDPLKRLQNNDNILDRLEESQSKRIWIAVDGMGGDYAPGPILEGCLEAISRFPINIKFVGKIEKVKDAAEKNGLAELLENEIDNNRLELIDSGEPIGMNEEATAVRKRKNASINVAMDLVRNNKAEAVYSAGNSGAMMASAIFRIGRLKGIERPAIGALFPTRDQTRPVLVLDVGANTDCKPSYLHQFALLGNIYAKDVLQVQKPRIGLLNIGEEECKGNDLSLKTFELLSSEKSFDFGGNCEGRDVLSGSFDVVVCDGFTGNILLKFLESVGGVLLDILRSELPRGRRGKVGSAFLKSNLLRIKKRLDHAEHGGALLLGVNGICVIGHGSSKSLSVVSALRLAHSAVNHGVMDNLNQLQKLQVLNS
- a CDS encoding beta-ketoacyl-ACP synthase III, with product MEGINFNQIGVSFKGSGSYVPDQILTNQKISQKVDTSNEWIQSRTGISERRISSVEDNVTEMGYKAALNAIEMANWDIKTIDLIVLATSTPHDLFGSAPSIQAKLGAANSVAFDLTAACSGFLFALITASQFLKGGSFKRAIVIGADQLSSFVDWNDRRSCILFGDGAGALAIEATNEFDNFIGFDMKTDGVRGSFLNLPSKKNKDSIVDEIDFLNGGFSPIQMNGQEVYKFAVKEVPLILRKLLKKMKYNSDQVDWLLLHQANQRILDSVGERLKIPREKILSNLEKYGNTSAATIPLMMDEAVRDYRIKQNDIIATSGFGAGLSWGAALIKWG
- the fabD gene encoding ACP S-malonyltransferase; translated protein: MTVAWVFPGQGSQKIGMAKQIENLSITKERFSYASEIFERNLFEICELNSDPTNPLSDLNNTRNTQICLFLVESILLDALKENGFKPTYVAGHSLGEITALYCADVFSFEDCISLIKVRSQLMLNAGQGSMAAVIGFDRNELDLLVKKSKSVVIANDNSSSQVVLSGSNEELDNLSKEISCKRFLKLNVSGAFHSPFMDAAAVKFSEYLKQIKFKNPSFPVISNYEPSLCDDPDELKTRLENQMCNGVRWRETMDLMAKDSDLHIVEIGPSNVLSGLAKRHMKDLKISQVSSSDQISY
- a CDS encoding lysophospholipid acyltransferase family protein, translating into MKNHIIQKLIYELVSKLFVFPIYKFVFKGNLIGRENIPQKDSFIMVSNHGSLLDPPLLGHALGRNISFMAKAELFRIPFLGFIIKACGAYPVKRGIADKNTIKTACKKLSDDNCIGIFIDGTRQKNGRVNKPKQGAALLAFKNQKLLLPVAIVNSHRLIKFRCFFPLFSKIVIKVGKPVQPPQSSSRHDLNSVTMHLQDKINNLIG
- a CDS encoding molecular chaperone, yielding MTNKLNQGENYSTLVIHSTDNAFGFGYRKNNALESDELFIKKFDNDLCNNLINDLNKFISKENLQKINKLSVSIGPANFNASRLIVVLARTISQQINCPLDSFSSFQIMAKRIASKNNILKNKKSFWIFKNLKRKGFIAGKYEICSNEKKSSDLIIRETILPKVVKELDSKELSFEATYDNKKDLKELLDLSNKNLLNSNIDSWKKVLPLYPLSPIN
- a CDS encoding Ycf34 family protein, translating into MCICINCKWVDRCITYHDVENNHGVDHICDLPDFKAKKPFIHVNIVKDNNGDYKTDWDVQSCESFENEFGKWSKFNPGMQLPA
- a CDS encoding CCA tRNA nucleotidyltransferase yields the protein MKNSFHTDHTLIIDELETSIKFHNLDLILGFLPKGSYLVGGYIRDIILGRKTEKLDVDIVVPLNGIEIGKKIADNIGSRFIILDKNREVVRIIFNNIYIDIANQVSSSIEGDLCSRDFSINSIAFLFDKKSLFDPLNGLKDLEMSLLRTHSEKNLLNDPLRILRCFRFVSELNFKIDLRLVDFIKKNKGNLYLVAKERITYEIQKIVRGANALDSVLLIKKLNIFDIENLFEDSFFLDLEKINYGELDQEEKDKYLPSFFITQILDVVTLEKLKFSKADIAKTKLLRKWYLFLKNKNIAQLDEFDRFKLHQELEMFLPSFIFYLPQNLQLEWLHRWRDNDDKLFHPSNLVNGDVIKKNLEIKDGPILGELLQYLSKELAYNRLNNFDETIYKAKRWIEQNAPKCD
- a CDS encoding RNA recognition motif domain-containing protein, which gives rise to MSIRIYIGNLPQGFNPKEFDALLKSVSDSIRFKAVLDKETKECRGFGFATSNNEDNANLVIQKLNGFEFNGSKLRVELSEKKDSASNKRNSGKSNKNKKRKDFKKIVHSDAPNLEAPDPRWAGELSKLKDLLANQKTPA
- a CDS encoding phytoene synthase codes for the protein MKNSISQLDQAYEICRKETQKWAKTFYLGTLLLPLEKRKAIWAIYVWCRRTDEIMDSLEASTKSQDELAENLNAWEENTKNVFKGKIKSELDAVLLDTIEKYPQSIQPYLDMIDGQRMDLNKFRYKDFDELKLYCYRVAGTVGLMTQNVMGIDSAYTSAPWSAKPDPSEAAIALGIANQLTNILRDVGEDRQRGRIYLPQEDIEKFNYSEEKLLKGEINKQWKALMNFQLTRARDWFQKSEDGIKWLSSDARWPVWTSLRLYRGILNSIERLDYDVFNNRAFVKNSVKAFEIPISFLISRIK